A single region of the Pararge aegeria chromosome 18, ilParAegt1.1, whole genome shotgun sequence genome encodes:
- the LOC120631761 gene encoding uncharacterized protein LOC120631761 has protein sequence MAKYLMICAKGKSVGMADLLKLQQLEVPTNPEVKCVLACAYKHFGTLKDDGKFDIETSYKFAEECKEGDEKRLENGKKLADICIKVNDEKVSDGDKGCERATLMYKCMINNAPKLGFKVQLEPEKLGEVLKI, from the exons ATGGCAAAGTATCTCATGATATGTGCAAAAGGCAAGTCCGTGGGTATGGCGGATTTATTAAAACTGCAGCAGCTGGAAGTGCCGACAAATCCAGAGGTTAAATGCGTTCTCGCATGTGCTTACAAACACTTTGGAACT CTGAAGGACGATGGGAAGTTTGATATAGAAACGAGCTATAAGTTTGCCGAGGAATGCAAAGAAGGAGACGAGAAGAGGCTAGAGAACGGAAAAAAACTGGCTGATAtttgcataaagg TTAACGATGAGAAAGTGAGTGATGGAGACAAGGGGTGCGAAAGGGCTACCCTGATGTACAAGTGCATGATAAACAACGCTCCAAAG ctCGGCTTCAAGGTGCAACTCGAGCCAGAAAAACTAGGTGAAGTTCTGAAAATTTGA